From the Rhizobium sp. ARZ01 genome, the window TCAGGCATCCGTCGAACCGAAGGTGCGCGGCAGCGCGGAGTGGATCGCACAAAAAGGGGCGGTTGACCGGGCGGCCACTATTGCCGAAGCATCCGACAGCAAGGCCAAGGCGAGCGAGGCAGACCGGGAGGCAAAGCGCGTGCCCTATGAGGCGGATCCATTGTTCATGTATTTGTGGAAGCGGAAGTTCGGTACTTCCGACTACCGCTCCGGCTTTTTCGTGCGCTTCTTCGATCGAAAGGTCGCGAACCTCGTGAACTATATTGATGCGCGCACCAACTACACCATGTTGAACGAGATCCCGACCCGGCTCCGCCAACACGCTGACGATTGTAAGGCCACGCTTGATGCTGAGAAGGCCAAGCTCGTGGACATCGAGCAGGCCGGGTTGCGCGTGGCCGGGAGTACTCCCCTGGAAGGCGCGCTCGCGAACGCGCGCGCGGAGCTGGTAGCGTCGGAGGAGCGCCTCGGCAAAGCGCAGGCTGAGATGAAGGCCTGCGATGCCGAACGGGATGGCGCGTTGGTGGGCGAGGGGACGTCCGCCTATCACCGCGCCATCGAGCTAATGGCGGCGGCCGATGAGCAGCAGGACGTCCGCGAACTCACGGCCGAAGCCGCTCAAACCAAGAGCGCCGAGGATGATGCACTGGTTCGCAAAATCGCTGAGATTAACGAGGCGCTCGCATCGGCTGAGCAGGAGGCCGGCGAACTCAGACGCAAAGCGCAGGTCATCGCCCAGCAACGAGCGGAAATCGAAGCCCAGCGCGACCAATTCCGCCGGCAGGGCTACGACAATCCGATGGGCCGGTTCAACAATGACCAAATCATAGGCGAGGTACTTGGCAGCATCCTCAAGGGCGTCGTGCAGGGAGCGGTTGTTGGTGGCGTGCTGCAAGGCGGCTACAGCCAGCGCGCGCCCCGAGCCGACAGCGGTTTCGGCGGCGGCGGCGGCTTCACCCTGCCGGATTTCGGCGGAGGGGGCGGCGGCTTCCGCACCGGCGGGGGGTTCTAGACCCCACCCTCGATCGATGCATCGAAAAGCGTCCAGACCGCGAGAGCTGCCGTGACGAACCTCGGAGGGCGGCTCGGGTCACTCGGACCGATTCCAAAGGATCTGGTATCCACCGGCGTCATCAACGAACACTGTGGCAGCACGGCCGCCGATGGTCCCACGTGCGACTCCTTCAACTCTCATTTTCTTGTGAAAGCGTACATCGTCGACGCGCTCAACTGCGCCGTCAGTATTGCCGTCCCATCGGTAGAGATTGAAGGGCGCCTTCGATGCGCTGGTGGCGTTTCCCACGATGATGAGAAAGTCACCTTCAGAGGTATTGTACTCGATACCCCGAATTCCCTGGTCATCTTGTTCCTGGTCAATTCCAAGCAAAATCGCCGGGAGCATCTCAAAATTGCCCAACGTCCACGGACCGCCAACGTCATTCACGCGCACGCGAAGAATAATCGGTCGGCGGTCTATCACAGGCGTCCGCAAGCCAAGCAGGAGGATGCGCTCCGCGGGATGCCAGCCAAGCCCCTCAATGTTCAACCCTCCATCGTCAGGCAAGCAATTGGGTGCCTGGCCCAATTCCGGCGCGTTGTCGATCAACCAAGCGCGAAACCCCTGGAGCAGCTCAGCTTGAAGCCTCCCTTCACCATCAATGGCAATTCGCAGCAGACCGTCCCTGGCCGGCACCTCCTCGCCGTGCCGCGCTGCCTTCTTCTTGCCCGACTTCCTCCGCTTAAGGCTTAGCGATGAAATGGCAAGGATGAACCTGCGGCCTTGATCCTCAACCAAAGCCATTGCCTCCAGGTCATCGACACTTGCTGCTGAGATCCCTTCTATCGGTCGCCGCGCAATTGGACTTGCAGCCTGACCGTCGGAACCAAGCCGCAATTCAAAGAGAGCATCACCAATATTGTTGTCGCAAAACAGAAAGCGTGAATCGTCGATC encodes:
- a CDS encoding DUF3616 domain-containing protein, with the protein product MKPGKIKPNYFAERPPRGGEPYNASDIVAIDDSRFLFCDNNIGDALFELRLGSDGQAASPIARRPIEGISAASVDDLEAMALVEDQGRRFILAISSLSLKRRKSGKKKAARHGEEVPARDGLLRIAIDGEGRLQAELLQGFRAWLIDNAPELGQAPNCLPDDGGLNIEGLGWHPAERILLLGLRTPVIDRRPIILRVRVNDVGGPWTLGNFEMLPAILLGIDQEQDDQGIRGIEYNTSEGDFLIIVGNATSASKAPFNLYRWDGNTDGAVERVDDVRFHKKMRVEGVARGTIGGRAATVFVDDAGGYQILWNRSE